In one window of Leptospira sp. WS92.C1 DNA:
- a CDS encoding DUF1564 domain-containing protein: MGILLLNENQTIQSRLQGNKTTVVTLLISEHTLLRYSEKEKKTLPKRIPNLLKRYGKFLTSTRRLGDKAETILYQRSPGERKMRKINARIGMGSWVLLGALAQAHGVSRCFLFNYLLYLEEVELGNSIVHTMNEGAPTFHRDYRYILHLDLLNNRITRELKCDPRDTFYVLDYRNWFHH, encoded by the coding sequence ATGGGAATATTGTTGCTCAATGAAAATCAGACCATTCAATCCCGCCTGCAGGGAAACAAAACAACCGTGGTTACCTTACTTATTTCGGAACACACCCTACTTCGGTATTCGGAAAAAGAGAAAAAGACTCTTCCTAAAAGAATTCCAAATCTTTTAAAACGATACGGAAAGTTTTTAACTTCAACAAGGCGATTGGGAGACAAAGCGGAAACGATTTTGTATCAGCGGAGCCCAGGTGAGAGGAAAATGAGGAAAATCAATGCTCGAATTGGTATGGGAAGTTGGGTCTTATTAGGCGCCTTAGCCCAAGCCCATGGGGTTTCTCGCTGCTTTCTTTTCAATTATCTTCTGTATCTGGAAGAGGTCGAGCTCGGAAATTCTATCGTGCATACGATGAACGAAGGAGCTCCTACATTTCATCGGGATTACAGATATATCCTCCACCTCGATCTCCTAAACAACAGAATCACCAGAGAACTAAAATGCGATCCAAGAGACACATTTTATGTTTTAGATTATCGAAATTGGTTTCATCATTAA
- a CDS encoding outer membrane lipoprotein carrier protein LolA produces the protein MTRFPMRPKLVKKIPGDPVFLMKKTIILSFCILFLTVESSLWAQPSHNWNSPSEVVKQIKKKFSDLTSYKANFQIQTVSNKKSKNMRGVCLYKKGGRIRYQFSDPSGDEIVSDGKTLYIYISRLNAVGKQDLTLNKSNKSGPIFSSFTDEGLSRIFRKYHYKFDSIEQPQVSPKDNRKYFVLNLEQREKVGGFETMLLYVDAQTYFIQKAVASDGRGKETTIEFSNIETNPDLEDGQFNFHISGNAKIVNNPLVSEQ, from the coding sequence GTGACAAGGTTCCCAATGCGTCCGAAGCTAGTAAAAAAAATCCCGGGAGATCCGGTTTTTCTCATGAAAAAAACAATCATTCTCTCTTTTTGCATTCTATTCTTAACCGTAGAATCCTCTCTCTGGGCGCAGCCGTCCCATAACTGGAATTCTCCTTCCGAAGTGGTAAAGCAGATAAAAAAGAAATTTAGCGATCTCACTTCCTACAAAGCCAATTTTCAGATCCAGACGGTTTCCAACAAAAAAAGTAAAAACATGAGAGGGGTCTGTCTTTACAAAAAAGGTGGAAGAATCCGTTATCAATTCAGCGATCCTTCCGGTGACGAGATCGTATCCGACGGAAAGACTTTGTATATCTATATCTCCCGTCTAAACGCCGTTGGAAAACAGGATCTTACACTCAATAAGTCGAATAAATCAGGACCTATCTTTTCCAGTTTTACGGACGAAGGACTTTCCCGTATTTTTAGAAAGTATCATTATAAATTCGATTCCATCGAACAACCTCAGGTTTCTCCAAAAGACAATCGCAAATACTTTGTTCTCAATTTGGAACAAAGAGAAAAGGTCGGCGGATTTGAAACCATGCTTCTTTATGTGGATGCACAGACTTACTTTATCCAAAAAGCCGTTGCGAGCGACGGAAGAGGAAAAGAAACAACAATCGAATTTTCGAATATAGAAACCAATCCCGATCTGGAAGACGGACAATTTAATTTTCATATCAGCGGAAACGCAAAAATTGTAAATAACCCTCTTGTGTCGGAACAATAA
- a CDS encoding helix-turn-helix domain-containing protein: protein MNQKRVGQILREAREEKKLSVKDVAKETNISVKYILALETEDYSQFPGETFTMGFLKNYGSYLKLDTGQLINLYRGEKIEESQAPLEELTRPTTSYYSKINVDKNKILTIASVLIILISAYLIIDSFTDSSSGDDAVEESGKKLDIPENIDFLSRSIPDNRSESFILTPDKGVSFSVSNQQCKLFIDSVEKGGALNTAVLAFNVYPELTVYKFRLTEGQEKVLSYTIPEISSLRRNVRIITQAVTENSAKVLVTLSDEEQKQESTVDTTKTLGDVPIQVTLFFNKASYAEFIIDGQMGFRGLVQAGENRSLEAKDRLELKVGDGSAVEMIQNGKPKITLGRPGKLVKKIFVKTQNPYDSTQSIIRELGE from the coding sequence TTGAATCAGAAAAGAGTAGGGCAGATTCTCCGCGAAGCGAGAGAAGAAAAAAAACTCAGCGTCAAAGACGTTGCAAAAGAAACAAACATTTCGGTGAAATACATCCTTGCTCTCGAGACCGAGGATTATTCCCAGTTTCCGGGTGAAACCTTTACCATGGGATTCTTAAAGAATTACGGAAGTTATCTCAAACTAGATACAGGGCAGTTGATCAACCTCTACCGTGGTGAAAAAATAGAAGAGTCCCAGGCTCCTTTGGAAGAACTGACTCGTCCGACCACCTCGTATTATTCCAAGATCAACGTGGATAAGAACAAAATTCTTACGATTGCATCCGTATTGATCATTCTGATTTCTGCATATTTGATCATCGATAGTTTTACGGATTCCTCATCGGGCGACGACGCTGTGGAAGAATCCGGTAAAAAGTTGGATATTCCGGAAAATATCGACTTCTTATCCAGATCCATTCCCGACAACCGAAGCGAGTCGTTCATTCTTACCCCGGACAAAGGAGTGAGTTTTTCAGTGAGTAATCAGCAGTGTAAACTGTTCATCGACTCGGTGGAAAAAGGCGGGGCTTTAAATACCGCAGTTCTCGCGTTCAATGTATATCCCGAACTTACCGTTTATAAATTTCGTCTGACCGAAGGACAGGAAAAAGTTCTGAGTTATACGATTCCCGAAATTTCAAGTCTTAGACGCAACGTGAGAATCATCACGCAGGCCGTGACCGAAAATTCCGCCAAGGTTCTTGTCACTTTGAGTGATGAAGAACAAAAACAAGAAAGTACAGTGGATACGACCAAGACGTTAGGCGATGTTCCGATCCAAGTCACCTTGTTTTTTAACAAGGCGAGTTATGCTGAGTTTATCATCGACGGTCAGATGGGATTCAGAGGTCTCGTGCAGGCGGGTGAAAACCGAAGTCTTGAAGCAAAGGATCGTCTTGAGTTGAAAGTCGGAGACGGTTCCGCGGTGGAAATGATTCAGAACGGAAAACCGAAAATTACATTGGGTCGTCCCGGAAAACTCGTAAAAAAAATATTCGTGAAAACTCAAAACCCCTATGATAGTACTCAGTCCATCATCAGGGAGTTGGGAGAATAG
- the rimO gene encoding 30S ribosomal protein S12 methylthiotransferase RimO: MEKKFYITTLGCPKNTADSMSMHHSLLEEGFVPAIVPEESDFHFINTCTFIQSATEETIQTILSAAQVKKQNHQKLVVVGCFAERYPDNISAEIPEVDLFFGTGKYSQAGQILRDTFPDLSPPKLEFNEDILERLKLSVGIENYSKPYAYVKVSDGCNRGCSFCIIPSFRGKFRESPIEDILRDTDRAIRAGAKEICLVSQDTVYYGRDSEVLLDMVRKVSEIDSLKILRLLYLYPDKKTEKLIRLMGETPKIAPYLESPLQHVSSKILKAMNRAGDSSTFKDLFSLAREVKPGLEIRTSFIIGYPGEDADDVDQVLKFIEETRPEKVNLFSYSPQEGTKGAEFKQTVSEKEKSMRINMIRDAHLSILEEIHQSRIGKTYDAIVDNIEDGQAVVRRLQDAPEMDEVVYVDDASLIPGTIGKVKIDSFYEYDMNGTWVSQ, from the coding sequence TTGGAAAAGAAATTCTACATCACCACCTTAGGATGTCCGAAAAACACCGCGGACTCCATGAGCATGCATCATTCTCTTCTGGAAGAGGGATTTGTTCCCGCTATCGTTCCGGAAGAATCTGATTTTCATTTTATCAATACCTGCACCTTCATTCAGTCGGCAACCGAGGAAACGATTCAGACCATTCTTTCCGCGGCGCAGGTAAAAAAGCAAAATCACCAAAAACTCGTAGTAGTGGGTTGTTTTGCGGAACGTTATCCGGACAATATCAGCGCCGAAATTCCGGAAGTGGATCTGTTTTTCGGAACAGGAAAGTATTCTCAGGCAGGACAGATTCTTAGAGATACGTTTCCGGATCTTTCTCCTCCCAAATTAGAATTCAACGAAGACATTTTGGAAAGACTCAAACTTTCCGTCGGAATCGAAAATTATTCCAAACCCTATGCCTATGTAAAAGTTTCGGACGGTTGTAACCGAGGTTGTTCTTTTTGCATCATTCCTTCCTTTCGCGGAAAGTTTAGAGAATCTCCGATCGAAGATATTCTTCGCGACACGGATCGTGCGATTCGCGCCGGAGCCAAAGAGATCTGTTTGGTCTCTCAAGACACCGTTTATTACGGAAGAGATTCCGAAGTCCTTCTCGATATGGTGCGCAAGGTTTCCGAAATCGATTCTCTCAAGATTCTCAGATTGTTGTATCTATATCCGGATAAAAAAACGGAGAAACTGATCCGATTGATGGGAGAAACTCCGAAAATCGCTCCGTATCTCGAATCTCCTTTGCAACACGTCTCTTCCAAAATTCTCAAAGCGATGAACCGCGCGGGTGACAGTTCCACGTTTAAGGATCTGTTTTCTCTTGCAAGAGAAGTCAAACCCGGTTTGGAAATCCGCACTTCGTTTATCATCGGATATCCGGGCGAAGACGCGGATGACGTGGATCAGGTCCTGAAATTTATCGAAGAGACAAGACCCGAGAAAGTGAATTTATTTTCCTATTCTCCTCAGGAAGGAACGAAAGGCGCCGAGTTCAAACAAACGGTTTCCGAAAAAGAAAAATCCATGCGAATCAATATGATCCGAGATGCACACCTTTCTATCTTGGAAGAAATTCACCAGAGCAGAATCGGAAAAACCTACGACGCAATCGTGGACAATATCGAAGACGGACAAGCCGTGGTTCGCAGACTCCAAGACGCTCCTGAAATGGACGAGGTCGTTTATGTGGACGATGCTTCTTTAATCCCGGGAACCATCGGAAAGGTGAAGATCGATTCTTTTTACGAGTATGATATGAACGGAACCTGGGTTTCCCAATGA
- the pgsA gene encoding CDP-diacylglycerol--glycerol-3-phosphate 3-phosphatidyltransferase → MNKVIFNIPNILTMLRVAAVPFFVWFLFQKEWEYHIAALLLFMVASLTDLIDGYLARKWNQETEFGKFLDPLADKIIVTGCFITFIFLQEQIEFWMVCLIIGRDMLITSLRYLAIRQGQSIRTSMLGKVKTVFQMGAIILILIFFILVSSKKRILINEAYAAGKASGLTAFEIATGNAIYFFQNLNQNTTLGDIIFSLGAFVPYWGMLITTAITVISGLRYMVTNSKVLTPSNIKRMFRKDGTKSSNS, encoded by the coding sequence ATGAACAAAGTTATTTTTAATATTCCTAATATTCTTACGATGCTTCGCGTCGCAGCGGTTCCTTTTTTCGTGTGGTTTCTCTTTCAAAAAGAATGGGAATATCATATCGCCGCCCTGCTTCTTTTTATGGTGGCATCCCTTACCGATCTGATCGACGGTTATCTCGCTCGTAAATGGAATCAGGAAACCGAGTTCGGTAAATTTTTGGATCCTCTCGCGGACAAGATCATCGTAACCGGTTGTTTTATCACATTTATCTTTTTGCAGGAACAGATTGAATTTTGGATGGTTTGTTTGATCATCGGAAGAGATATGCTCATCACTTCTCTTCGTTATCTCGCGATTCGTCAGGGACAGTCGATCCGGACTTCGATGCTCGGAAAAGTAAAGACCGTTTTTCAGATGGGTGCGATCATTCTCATTTTGATCTTTTTCATTCTTGTATCGAGTAAAAAAAGAATTCTAATCAACGAGGCCTATGCAGCCGGAAAAGCGAGCGGTCTTACCGCGTTTGAAATCGCAACCGGCAACGCGATTTACTTTTTTCAAAACTTGAATCAGAATACGACCTTGGGAGATATTATTTTCAGTTTGGGAGCCTTTGTCCCGTATTGGGGAATGCTCATCACAACCGCAATCACTGTGATTTCCGGGCTTCGTTATATGGTTACCAACAGCAAAGTTCTAACCCCTTCCAATATCAAGAGGATGTTTCGTAAAGATGGAACCAAGAGCAGCAATTCTTAA
- the trpD gene encoding anthranilate phosphoribosyltransferase: MEPRAAILKLIDRKHLSAEEAESFLNQVMKGEVSEILLSSFLTAMKANGESADEVLGCTLALRKNALRPKTVFPFDLLDTCGTGGDGQGTINISTLSAITLASLGVKVAKHGNRSVSSHTGSSDILTRLGYKIEKTQEEVEAHLISQGFTFLFAPMWHPSMKYAGPVRKELGYRTVFNMIGPLSNPFAPQFQIIGVYEPELMELFIKVLQALGLKRALVCHSRDGLDEFSVFSITDYSLLENGVISRHSFDPAFLKMPTLKKEEVYASSSDQAEALARRVLQGEEIAGSHAVAINAGAGLFVMGKAASIEEGTKIALESILSGKTKKYFQDLISKQ, encoded by the coding sequence ATGGAACCAAGAGCAGCAATTCTTAAACTGATCGACCGCAAACATCTCAGTGCGGAAGAAGCAGAATCCTTTTTAAATCAGGTAATGAAAGGGGAAGTTTCCGAAATTCTCCTTTCCTCCTTTTTAACAGCGATGAAGGCCAACGGAGAATCCGCGGACGAGGTTTTGGGTTGCACTTTGGCTCTTCGTAAAAACGCGCTTCGCCCAAAGACTGTATTCCCCTTTGATCTTTTGGATACTTGTGGGACCGGAGGGGACGGACAGGGGACGATCAATATCAGCACTCTTTCCGCGATCACTCTCGCTTCTCTGGGAGTCAAGGTTGCCAAACACGGAAACAGGTCCGTGTCCTCTCATACCGGTTCGAGCGATATTCTTACCAGACTGGGTTATAAAATCGAGAAAACTCAGGAAGAAGTGGAAGCTCATCTCATCTCCCAAGGTTTTACATTCTTATTTGCTCCGATGTGGCATCCATCGATGAAATACGCGGGACCGGTTCGAAAAGAATTGGGATACAGAACCGTATTTAACATGATCGGTCCTCTTTCCAATCCGTTTGCTCCCCAGTTTCAGATCATCGGGGTGTACGAACCGGAATTGATGGAACTTTTTATCAAGGTATTGCAGGCGCTTGGTCTGAAGAGAGCTCTTGTTTGTCATTCTCGGGACGGTTTGGATGAATTTTCGGTTTTTTCGATTACTGATTATTCCCTTTTGGAAAATGGGGTGATCAGCCGTCATTCCTTTGATCCCGCCTTTTTAAAAATGCCGACACTTAAAAAGGAAGAAGTATATGCTTCTTCTTCCGATCAAGCGGAGGCGCTTGCGAGACGGGTTTTGCAAGGCGAAGAGATCGCAGGTTCACACGCGGTTGCGATCAACGCGGGAGCGGGACTTTTTGTGATGGGAAAGGCCGCAAGTATAGAAGAAGGAACGAAAATCGCTTTGGAATCGATTCTTTCCGGAAAAACAAAGAAGTATTTCCAAGATTTAATTTCCAAACAGTAA
- the yajC gene encoding preprotein translocase subunit YajC has translation MTLNSIFILQLAQAAGDGDKSPFNTLLLIPIMLVIMYFLVIRPQRSEEKKRKEMIGSLKKGDEVITSSGIHGKVVEIKENNEVVVLNIAKDTNVSFTASTVVKKKQADK, from the coding sequence ATGACCCTGAATTCGATCTTTATACTTCAACTGGCTCAAGCCGCGGGTGACGGAGATAAATCTCCTTTTAACACTCTTCTTTTGATTCCGATCATGCTCGTAATCATGTATTTTCTCGTCATTCGCCCTCAAAGAAGTGAAGAGAAAAAACGCAAAGAGATGATCGGTAGTTTGAAAAAAGGCGACGAGGTAATTACTTCTTCCGGAATTCACGGAAAGGTAGTGGAAATCAAAGAAAACAACGAAGTTGTGGTACTCAATATCGCAAAAGATACAAATGTGTCTTTTACCGCGAGCACGGTTGTTAAAAAGAAACAAGCAGACAAATGA